The proteins below are encoded in one region of Mangifera indica cultivar Alphonso chromosome 7, CATAS_Mindica_2.1, whole genome shotgun sequence:
- the LOC123221428 gene encoding uncharacterized protein LOC123221428 — MDDDHGLKIDILNFEKSLRPDDLVDWKGWMCLWPSKKLKVHWLKEGDKNTNYFFKCIKGSRNINSIHGITLEDGTYMFELDKVKEKLVSHIEALALSKDIDDDEIRSTIFSMDNNKPPGPNGYGTSFFKAVLDIVGTDDIKAIKHFFSIKHLLKEVNCTILALVPKFANPSFYKDFWSIACCNTIFKCITKIIVDRLKCILSGFINKAQSAFVGGRSIWENILLSQEIMHGYHIDSKEKKCTMKINHMKAHGSLNWDFIGGDPHYHWYPSLVCAMDHELCHQPLILNLLKW; from the exons ATGGATGATGATCATGGACTAAAAATTGATatcttgaattttgaaaagagTCTTAGGCCAGATGATCTTGTTGATTGGAAAGGGTGGATGTGTCTTTGGCCAAGCAAAAAGCTAAAAGTTCATTGGCTTAAAGAAGGTGACAAAAACACCAATtacttcttcaaatgcatcaagGGTAGTAGAAACATTAACTCCATCCATGGGATTACTCTTGAAGATGGTACTTACATGTTTGAGTTGGACAAAGTCAAAGAGAAGCTT GTGTCTCATATTGAGGCCCTTGCCCTCTCAAaagatattgatgatgatgaaattagAAGTACCATCTTCTCTATGGATAACAACAAGCCGCCAGGTCCAAATGGATATGGAACATCTTTCTTCAAGGCAGTTTTGGACATTGTTGGGACGGATGACATCAAGGCTATCAAACATTTCTTCTCTATTAAGCATCTactaaaagaggtaaattgcactattctTGCTCTTGTCCCTAAGTTTGCAAACCCCTCATTTTACAAGGATTTCTGGTCGATTGCTTGTTGCAATACAATCTTCAAGTGCATTACTAAAATCATTGTTGATAGACTCAAGTGCATCTTGTCGggttttattaataaagctCAAAGCGCCTTTGTTGGAGGTAGAAGCATTTGGGAAAATATCCTCTTAAGCCAAGAAATCATGCATGGGTACCATATAGATTCCAAGGAGAAGAAATGCACTATGAAGATTAACCATATGAAAGCCCATGGCTCCTTAAATTGGGACTTCATTGGGGGTGATCCTCATTACCATTGGTATCCCTCATTGGTGTGTGCAATGGATCATGAATTATGTCACCAACCCCTCATTCTCAATTTGCTTAAATGGTGA
- the LOC123220980 gene encoding receptor-like kinase TMK4 produces MIPKKPLPSLLIIFFLLHLSTVVYSDDAAAMLALAKSLQNIPSTWSTTSSSGYCQWTGISCDNSNRVTSISLATSKLSGSLPSQISSLSQLKTLSLQSNQISGAIPSFASLASLQQIYLDSNNFTSVTSGCFDGLTSLQTLSLSDNDGLASWSFPNELVNSSSLTTLYLDNCSINGPIPDVFDSFPNLQYLRLSYNNLTGSLPASFAKSEIQNLRMNNQMVGLSGRLDLLSGMTQLKQVWLHNNQFSGPVPDLSNCVNLFDLSLRDNQLTGVLPASIVSLPALINISLTNNKLQGPYPAFPNSVETSLDNNNFCKNSSEAGSPCDAQVTTLLQVAEAMYYPSVLSDSWPGNNACGSWPFVNCDSQGRVTTINLANKNFEGTISPSYANLTALKNLYLQNNNLTGSIPDSLTKLTTLQNLDVSGNNLSGKIPSFGTNVKLTTSPGNPFLGTSTDTTPGSSSGASTNGTSTASDKGKTVSVGIIVIIVIVVVIFVVVVLFVVYKFIVKRKHQKFGRIQSPESGNGVGKNAVIGLNVPGGYNGVPSELHSQSSGDHSDRRLFEGGNVIISIEVLRQVTDNFSEANILGKGGFGVVYKGELHDGTKIAVKRMESNAMGTKGMNEFQAEIAVLTKVRHRHLVALLGYCINGHERLLVYEYMPQGTLAQRLFEWRDNCYTPLTWKQRVTIALDVARGVEYLHSLAQQSFIHRDLKPSNILIGDDMRAKVADFGLVKHAPDGKYSLETRLAGTFGYLAPEYAATGRVTTKIDIYAFGVVLMEIITGRKALDDTLPDDRAHLVTWFRRVLINKENILKAMDETLNPDEETLESIYRVAELAGHCTAREPHQRPDMGHAVNVLGPLVEQWKPTSHEDDESFGIDLHMSLPQALQRWQDNEGTSMTMFGAMSSSQTQSSIPSKPSGFADTFNSTDCR; encoded by the exons ATGATACCCAAAAAGCCCCTGCCTTCTCTcctcatcatcttcttcctaCTCCATCTCTCCACGGTGGTCTACTCAGATGACGCAGCCGCGATGCTCGCCCTCGCCAAGTCCCTCCAGAATATCCCCTCCACCTGGTCAACTACCTCCTCCTCCGGCTACTGCCAGTGGACTGGCATCAGCTGCGACAACTCGAATCGTGTCACTTCCATTAGCCTCGCCACAAGCAAACTCTCTGGCTCTTTGCCTTCTCAAATCTCCTCTTTGTCCCAGCTCAAAACCCTTTCTTTACAATCCAATCAAATCTCTGGAGCCATTCCTTCTTTTGCCAGCCTCGCATCGTTGCAACAGATCTACTTAGACAGTAATAATTTTACCAGTGTTACTTCTGGTTGCTTTGATGGGTTAACGAGTTTACAGACTTTGAGTCTTAGTGATAATGATGGGCTGGCTTCTTGGTCTTTTCCTAATGAATTAGTCAATTCTTCAAGTCTTACCACTCTTTACTTGGATAATTGTAGCATCAATGGGCCCATTCCTGATGTGTTTGATTCGTTTCCCAACTTGCAGTATCTGAGGCTTTCGTATAACAACTTAACTGGGTCTTTGCCGGCTTCTTTTGCCAAATCTGAGATTCAGAATCTGCGGATGAATAATCAGATGGTGGGTTTATCCGGTAGGCTTGATTTGTTATCTGGGATGACTCAATTGAAGCAGGTTTGGCTTCACAACAATCAATTCTCGGGTCCGGTTCCAGATTTGTCAAATTgtgttaatttgtttgatttgtccTTGCGTGATAATCAATTGACTGGTGTTCTTCCAGCGTCTATTGTTTCACTTCCTGCTTTGATTAATATTTCTTTGACAAACAACAAGTTGCAAGGTCCTTATCCGGCTTTTCCCAACTCTGTGGAGACTTCTCttgataataacaatttttgtaaaaatagtTCAGAAGCTGGAAGCCCTTGTGATGCACAGGTCACTACTTTGCTTCAGGTGGCTGAAGCTATGTATTATCCATCGGTATTATCTGATTCTTGGCCGGGAAACAATGCTTGTGGCAGTTGGccttttgttaattgtgattcaCAAGGAAGAGTCACCACCATAAATCTTGCCAATAAGAATTTTGAAGGGACTATTTCACCATCATATGCAAACCTTACAGCTTTGAAGAATTTGTATTTGCAGAACAATAATTTGACTGGTTCTATTCCTGATAGCTTAACCAAATTAACCACTCTTCAGAATCTTGATGTTTCGGGCAATAATCTTTCTGGAAAAATCCCCTCTTTTGGAACTAATGTGAAGCTAACGACATCACCCGGAAATCCTTTCCTCGGAACTAGTACGGATACAACTCCTGGGAGCTCCTCAGGTGCATCAACTAATGGAACTTCAACTGCATCAGACAAGGGAAAGACAGTTTCTGTTGGTATAATTGTTAtaattgttattgttgttgtgaTTTTTGTGGTGGTAGTGCTATTtgttgtttataaatttattgttaaaagaaAGCACCAGAAGTTTGGTAGGATTCAGAGTCCAGAATCTGGAAATGGAGTAGGTAAAAATGCAGTAATTGGTTTGAATGTTCCTGGCGGGTATAATGGGGTTCCTAGTGAACTGCATAGCCAAAGCAGTGGGGATCATAGTGATCGTCGGCTATTTGAAGGTGGAAATGTGATAATTTCCATAGAGGTTCTCCGACAGGTGACTGATAATTTCAGTGAAGCTAATATATTGGGTAAGGGTGGTTTCGGTGTAGTGTATAAAGGTGAATTGCATGATGGAACTAAGATTGCTGTGAAGAGGATGGAGTCTAATGCTATGGGTACCAAAGGAATGAATGAGTTTCAGGCTGAAATTGCTGTGCTTACCAAGGTTAGGCATAGACATTTGGTTGCACTCTTAGGATACTGTATAAATGGTCATGAGAGGCTTTTGGTGTATGAGTATATGCCTCAGGGCACTCTAGCACAGCGCTTATTTGAGTGGCGTGATAATTGTTATACTCCTCTTACGTGGAAGCAGCGGGTAACTATTGCATTGGATGTTGCACGAGGAGTGGAATATCTACACAGCTTGGCACAACAAAGTTTCATCCATAGAGATTTGAAACCATCAAATATACTTATTGGAGATGACATGAGAGCTAAGGTCGCAGATTTTGGCTTGGTCAAACATGCTCCCGATGGGAAGTATTCCTTGGAGACTCGGTTGGCTGGGACATTCGGTTACCTTGCCCCTGAGTATGCTG CAACTGGAAGAGTCACAACGAAAATCGATATTTATGCATTTGGAGTGGTTTTAATGGAGATTATCACTGGTAGGAAAGCATTAGATGATACTTTGCCAGATGATAGGGCTCATTTGGTGACATGGTTCCGCCGAGTTTTAATCAATAAAGAAAACATTCTCAAGGCCATGgacgaaaccctaaaccccgaTGAGGAAACACTGGAGAGTATCTACCGGGTGGCAGAACTGGCAGGACACTGCACTGCTCGTGAACCACACCAAAGACCGGATATGGGCCATGCAGTCAATGTCTTGGGCCCCCTTGTAGAGCAGTGGAAACCTACCAGCCATGAAGATGATGAAAGCTTTGGCATTGACCTCCACATGAGTCTCCCACAAGCGCTACAAAGATGGCAAGATAATGAAGGTACTTCAATGACTATGTTTGGAGCTATGTCCTCCTCCCAGACGCAATCAAGCATCCCCTCGAAACCTTCAGGATTCGCAGACACTTTCAATTCAACTGATTGCAGATGA